One genomic region from Bubalus bubalis isolate 160015118507 breed Murrah chromosome 24, NDDB_SH_1, whole genome shotgun sequence encodes:
- the ELN gene encoding elastin isoform X13 — MCKQRCSNGGSRQAWERGWCRGNPRRLHGRGVPGVVPGGVPGGVFFPGAGLGGLGVGALGPGVKPAKPGVGGLAGPGLGAGLGAFPAGAFPGALVPGGPAGAAAAYKAAAKAGAAGLGGVGGIGGVGGLGVSTGAVVPQLGAGVGAGVKPGKVPGVGLPGVYPGGVLPGAGARFPGIGVLPGVPTGAGVKPKAPAGGGAFAGIPGVGPFGVQQPGVPLGYPIKAPKLPGGYGLPYTTGKLPYGYGPGGVAGAAGKAGYPTGTGVGPQAAAAAAKAAAKLGAAGAGVLPGVGVGGAGIPGGPGAIPGIGGIAGVGAPDAAAAAAAAAKAAKFGARGGVGVGGIPTFGVGPGGFPGIGDAAAQAAAAAKAAKIGAGGVGALGGLVPGAPGAIPGVPGVGGVPGVGIPAAAAAKAAAKAAQFGLGPGVGVAPGVGVVPGVGVAPGIGLGPGGVIGAGVPAAAKSAAKAAAKAQLRAAAGLPAGVPGLGVGVGVPGLGVGVGVPGLGVGAGVPGLGAGAVPGTLAAAKAAKFGPGGVGALGGVGDLGGAGIPGGVAGVGPAAAAAAAKAAAKAAQFGLGGVGGLGVGGLGVGGLGAVPGAVGLGGVSPAAAAKAAKFGAAGLGGVLGAGQPFPIGGVAARPGFGLSPIFPGGAGGLGVGGKPPKPFGGALGALGFPGGACLGKSCGRKRK; from the exons GGGCTGGTCTTGGAGGCCTGGGAGTAGGAG CACTGGGCCCTGGAGTCAAACCAGCTAAGCCAG GTGTCGGAGGGCTTGCCGGCCCTGGCCTTGGGGCAG GGCTCGGGGCTTTTCCCGCAGGTGCCTTCCCAGGGGCTCTGGTGCCCGGTGGCCCGGCTGGCGCTGCTGCAGCCTATAAAGCCGCTGCCAAGGCCG GTGCTGCTGGTCTCGGCGGGGTCGGCGGCATTGGTGGTGTTGGCGGCTTAGGAGTGTCTACAG GTGCGGTGGTGCCTCAACTTGGAGCCGGAGTTGGGGCTGGAGTGAAGCCTGGGAAAGTGCCAG GTGTGGGGCTCCCAGGTGTGTACCCGGGCGGAGTGCTTCCAGGTGCAG GAGCTCGGTTCCCGGGTATAGGGGTACTCCCCGGGGTTCCCACTGGAGCAGGAGTCAAGCCCAAGGCCCCAG CTGGGGGCGGAGCTTTTGCTGGCATCCCAG GAGTTGGACCCTTCGGAGTGCAGCAGCCTGGAGTCCCGCTGGGATACCCCATCAAGGCACCCAAGTTGCCAG GTGGCTATGGACTGCCCTACACCACTGGGAAACTGCCCTATG GCTATGGGCCTGGAGGAGTGGCTGGTGCCGCGGGCAAGGCTGGGTATCCAACAGGGACAG GGGTTGGCCCCcaggctgcagcagcagcagctaaagcAGCAGCGAAGCTTG GTGCTGCAGGAGCCGGAGTTCTCCCTGGCGTTGGTGTCGGTGGTGCTGGCATTCCTGGTGGGCCTGGTGCAATTCCTGGCATCGGAGGCATTGCAG GGGTCGGGGctccagatgctgctgctgctgccgccgccgccgctaaAGCAGCCAAATTCG GGGCCAGAGGCGGAGTGGGAGTTGGAGGCATTCCCACATTCGGGGTTGGCCCTGGGGGCTTTCCTGGCATTGGAGACGCAG CAGCTCAGGCAGCTGCCGCCGCCAAGGCAGCCAAAATCG GTGCTGGGGGAGTAGGAGCCCTGGGAGGGCTGGTGCCAGGTGCCCCAGGAGCAATACCAGGCGTGCCAGGTGTTGGAGGGGTGCCAG GGGTCGGGATTCCAGCAGCTGCAGCCGCCAAAGCCGCCGCCAAAGCCGCCCAGTTTG GATTAGGCCCTGGAGTCGGCGTGGCTCCCGGCGTCGGCGTGGTTCCCGGTGTCGGCGTGGCTCCCGGCATTGGCCTGGGCCCCGGTGGTGTCATAG GAGCAGGGGTCCCAGCTGCAGCCAAGTCCGCTGCTAAGGCTGCTGCCAAAGCCCAGCTCC GGGCTGCTGCTGGCCTTCCCGCTGGCGTTCCTGGCCTTGGAGTGGGTGTTGGAGTTCCTGGCCTTGGAGTGGGTGTTGGTGTTCCTGGCCTTGGAGTTGGGGCCGGAGTTCCTGGACTTGGGGCAGGGGCAG TACCTGGAACCCTGGCCGCAGCTAAAGCAGCCAAGTTCG GACCAGGAGGGGTCGGGGCCCTTGGAGGGGTTGGAGATCTTGGTGGAGCCGGCATTCCAGGTGGTGTGGCAG GAGTCGGACCTGCTGCCGCAGCCGCTGCCGCCAAAGCTGCCGCCAAAGCCGCCCAATTTG GCCTGGGGGGAGTCGGTGGGCTCGGAGTCGGAGGACTGGGAGTTGGTGGGCTTGGAGCTGTCCCAGGGGCTGTGGGCCTTGGAG GTGTGTCTCCAGCTGCAGCTGCTAAAGCAGCCAAATTCG GTGCCGCTGGCCTTGGAGGTGTCCTAGGAGCTGGCCAGCCATTCCCAATTGGAG GAGTCGCAGCAAGGCCTGGCTTCGGACTCTCTCCTATTTTCCCAG GTGGAGCTGGGGgcctgggagttggtg GCAAACCTCCCAAGCCCTTCGGAGGGGCCCTGGGAgccctgggattcccag GTGGGGCCTGCCTGGGGAAATCCTGTGGCCGGAAGAGAAAGTGA
- the ELN gene encoding elastin isoform X2, protein MCKQRCSNGGSRQAWERGWCRGNPRRLHGRGVPGVVPGGVPGGVFFPGAGLGGLGVGALGPGVKPAKPGVGGLAGPGLGAGLGAFPAGAFPGALVPGGPAGAAAAYKAAAKAGAAGLGGVGGIGGVGGLGVSTGAVVPQLGAGVGAGVKPGKVPGVGLPGVYPGGVLPGAGARFPGIGVLPGVPTGAGVKPKAPAGGGAFAGIPGVGPFGVQQPGVPLGYPIKAPKLPGGYGLPYTTGKLPYGYGPGGVAGAAGKAGYPTGTGVGPQAAAAAAKAAAKLGAAGAGVLPGVGVGGAGIPGGPGAIPGIGGIAGVGAPDAAAAAAAAAKAAKFGAAGGFPGVGVPGVGVPGVGVPGVGVPGVGVPGVGVPGVGVPGVGVPGVGVPGVGVPGAVSPAAAAKAAAKAAKFGARGGVGVGGIPTFGVGPGGFPGIGDAAAQAAAAAKAAKIGAGGVGALGGLVPGAPGAIPGVPGVGGVPGVGIPAAAAAKAAAKAAQFGLGPGVGVAPGVGVVPGVGVAPGIGLGPGGVIGAGVPAAAKSAAKAAAKAQLRAAAGLPAGVPGLGVGVGVPGLGVGVGVPGLGVGAGVPGLGAGAVPGTLAAAKAAKFGPGGVGALGGVGDLGGAGIPGGVAGVGPAAAAAAAKAAAKAAQFGLGGVGGLGVGGLGVGGLGAVPGAVGLGGVSPAAAAKAAKFGAAGLGGVLGAGQPFPIGGVAARPGFGLSPIFPGGAGGLGVGGKPPKPFGGALGALGFPGGACLGKSCGRKRK, encoded by the exons GGGCTGGTCTTGGAGGCCTGGGAGTAGGAG CACTGGGCCCTGGAGTCAAACCAGCTAAGCCAG GTGTCGGAGGGCTTGCCGGCCCTGGCCTTGGGGCAG GGCTCGGGGCTTTTCCCGCAGGTGCCTTCCCAGGGGCTCTGGTGCCCGGTGGCCCGGCTGGCGCTGCTGCAGCCTATAAAGCCGCTGCCAAGGCCG GTGCTGCTGGTCTCGGCGGGGTCGGCGGCATTGGTGGTGTTGGCGGCTTAGGAGTGTCTACAG GTGCGGTGGTGCCTCAACTTGGAGCCGGAGTTGGGGCTGGAGTGAAGCCTGGGAAAGTGCCAG GTGTGGGGCTCCCAGGTGTGTACCCGGGCGGAGTGCTTCCAGGTGCAG GAGCTCGGTTCCCGGGTATAGGGGTACTCCCCGGGGTTCCCACTGGAGCAGGAGTCAAGCCCAAGGCCCCAG CTGGGGGCGGAGCTTTTGCTGGCATCCCAG GAGTTGGACCCTTCGGAGTGCAGCAGCCTGGAGTCCCGCTGGGATACCCCATCAAGGCACCCAAGTTGCCAG GTGGCTATGGACTGCCCTACACCACTGGGAAACTGCCCTATG GCTATGGGCCTGGAGGAGTGGCTGGTGCCGCGGGCAAGGCTGGGTATCCAACAGGGACAG GGGTTGGCCCCcaggctgcagcagcagcagctaaagcAGCAGCGAAGCTTG GTGCTGCAGGAGCCGGAGTTCTCCCTGGCGTTGGTGTCGGTGGTGCTGGCATTCCTGGTGGGCCTGGTGCAATTCCTGGCATCGGAGGCATTGCAG GGGTCGGGGctccagatgctgctgctgctgccgccgccgccgctaaAGCAGCCAAATTCG GTGCTGCTGGAGGCTTCCCAGGAGTTGGAGTACCTGGTGTCGGGGTCCCTGGTGTTGGGGTTCCAGGTGTCGGGGTCCCTGGTGTTGGGGTTCCAGGTGTCGGAGTCCCAGGTGTTGGAGTCCCTGGTGTTGGGGTCCCTGGTGTTGGGGTCCCTGGTGTCGGAGTTCCAG GGGCCGTGTCACCAGCCGCAGCTGCTAAAGCAGCAGCCAAAGCAGCCAAATTCG GGGCCAGAGGCGGAGTGGGAGTTGGAGGCATTCCCACATTCGGGGTTGGCCCTGGGGGCTTTCCTGGCATTGGAGACGCAG CAGCTCAGGCAGCTGCCGCCGCCAAGGCAGCCAAAATCG GTGCTGGGGGAGTAGGAGCCCTGGGAGGGCTGGTGCCAGGTGCCCCAGGAGCAATACCAGGCGTGCCAGGTGTTGGAGGGGTGCCAG GGGTCGGGATTCCAGCAGCTGCAGCCGCCAAAGCCGCCGCCAAAGCCGCCCAGTTTG GATTAGGCCCTGGAGTCGGCGTGGCTCCCGGCGTCGGCGTGGTTCCCGGTGTCGGCGTGGCTCCCGGCATTGGCCTGGGCCCCGGTGGTGTCATAG GAGCAGGGGTCCCAGCTGCAGCCAAGTCCGCTGCTAAGGCTGCTGCCAAAGCCCAGCTCC GGGCTGCTGCTGGCCTTCCCGCTGGCGTTCCTGGCCTTGGAGTGGGTGTTGGAGTTCCTGGCCTTGGAGTGGGTGTTGGTGTTCCTGGCCTTGGAGTTGGGGCCGGAGTTCCTGGACTTGGGGCAGGGGCAG TACCTGGAACCCTGGCCGCAGCTAAAGCAGCCAAGTTCG GACCAGGAGGGGTCGGGGCCCTTGGAGGGGTTGGAGATCTTGGTGGAGCCGGCATTCCAGGTGGTGTGGCAG GAGTCGGACCTGCTGCCGCAGCCGCTGCCGCCAAAGCTGCCGCCAAAGCCGCCCAATTTG GCCTGGGGGGAGTCGGTGGGCTCGGAGTCGGAGGACTGGGAGTTGGTGGGCTTGGAGCTGTCCCAGGGGCTGTGGGCCTTGGAG GTGTGTCTCCAGCTGCAGCTGCTAAAGCAGCCAAATTCG GTGCCGCTGGCCTTGGAGGTGTCCTAGGAGCTGGCCAGCCATTCCCAATTGGAG GAGTCGCAGCAAGGCCTGGCTTCGGACTCTCTCCTATTTTCCCAG GTGGAGCTGGGGgcctgggagttggtg GCAAACCTCCCAAGCCCTTCGGAGGGGCCCTGGGAgccctgggattcccag GTGGGGCCTGCCTGGGGAAATCCTGTGGCCGGAAGAGAAAGTGA
- the ELN gene encoding elastin isoform X14, with the protein MCKQRCSNGGSRQAWERGWCRGNPRRLHGRGVPGVVPGGVPGGVFFPGAGLGGLGVGALGPGVKPAKPGVGGLAGPGLGAGLGAFPAGAFPGALVPGGPAGAAAAYKAAAKAGAAGLGGVGGIGGVGGLGVSTGAVVPQLGAGVGAGVKPGKVPGVGLPGVYPGGVLPGAGARFPGIGVLPGVPTGAGVKPKAPAGGGAFAGIPGVGPFGVQQPGVPLGYPIKAPKLPGGYGLPYTTGKLPYGYGPGGVAGAAGKAGYPTGTGVGPQAAAAAAKAAAKLGAAGAGVLPGVGVGGAGIPGGPGAIPGIGGIAGVGAPDAAAAAAAAAKAAKFGARGGVGVGGIPTFGVGPGGFPGIGDAAAAQAAAAAKAAKIGVGIPAAAAAKAAAKAAQFGLGPGVGVAPGVGVVPGVGVAPGIGLGPGGVIGAGVPAAAKSAAKAAAKAQLRAAAGLPAGVPGLGVGVGVPGLGVGVGVPGLGVGAGVPGLGAGAVPGTLAAAKAAKFGPGGVGALGGVGDLGGAGIPGGVAGVGPAAAAAAAKAAAKAAQFGLGGVGGLGVGGLGVGGLGAVPGAVGLGGVSPAAAAKAAKFGAAGLGGVLGAGQPFPIGGVAARPGFGLSPIFPGGAGGLGVGGKPPKPFGGALGALGFPGGACLGKSCGRKRK; encoded by the exons GGGCTGGTCTTGGAGGCCTGGGAGTAGGAG CACTGGGCCCTGGAGTCAAACCAGCTAAGCCAG GTGTCGGAGGGCTTGCCGGCCCTGGCCTTGGGGCAG GGCTCGGGGCTTTTCCCGCAGGTGCCTTCCCAGGGGCTCTGGTGCCCGGTGGCCCGGCTGGCGCTGCTGCAGCCTATAAAGCCGCTGCCAAGGCCG GTGCTGCTGGTCTCGGCGGGGTCGGCGGCATTGGTGGTGTTGGCGGCTTAGGAGTGTCTACAG GTGCGGTGGTGCCTCAACTTGGAGCCGGAGTTGGGGCTGGAGTGAAGCCTGGGAAAGTGCCAG GTGTGGGGCTCCCAGGTGTGTACCCGGGCGGAGTGCTTCCAGGTGCAG GAGCTCGGTTCCCGGGTATAGGGGTACTCCCCGGGGTTCCCACTGGAGCAGGAGTCAAGCCCAAGGCCCCAG CTGGGGGCGGAGCTTTTGCTGGCATCCCAG GAGTTGGACCCTTCGGAGTGCAGCAGCCTGGAGTCCCGCTGGGATACCCCATCAAGGCACCCAAGTTGCCAG GTGGCTATGGACTGCCCTACACCACTGGGAAACTGCCCTATG GCTATGGGCCTGGAGGAGTGGCTGGTGCCGCGGGCAAGGCTGGGTATCCAACAGGGACAG GGGTTGGCCCCcaggctgcagcagcagcagctaaagcAGCAGCGAAGCTTG GTGCTGCAGGAGCCGGAGTTCTCCCTGGCGTTGGTGTCGGTGGTGCTGGCATTCCTGGTGGGCCTGGTGCAATTCCTGGCATCGGAGGCATTGCAG GGGTCGGGGctccagatgctgctgctgctgccgccgccgccgctaaAGCAGCCAAATTCG GGGCCAGAGGCGGAGTGGGAGTTGGAGGCATTCCCACATTCGGGGTTGGCCCTGGGGGCTTTCCTGGCATTGGAGACGCAG CAGCAGCTCAGGCAGCTGCCGCCGCCAAGGCAGCCAAAATCG GGGTCGGGATTCCAGCAGCTGCAGCCGCCAAAGCCGCCGCCAAAGCCGCCCAGTTTG GATTAGGCCCTGGAGTCGGCGTGGCTCCCGGCGTCGGCGTGGTTCCCGGTGTCGGCGTGGCTCCCGGCATTGGCCTGGGCCCCGGTGGTGTCATAG GAGCAGGGGTCCCAGCTGCAGCCAAGTCCGCTGCTAAGGCTGCTGCCAAAGCCCAGCTCC GGGCTGCTGCTGGCCTTCCCGCTGGCGTTCCTGGCCTTGGAGTGGGTGTTGGAGTTCCTGGCCTTGGAGTGGGTGTTGGTGTTCCTGGCCTTGGAGTTGGGGCCGGAGTTCCTGGACTTGGGGCAGGGGCAG TACCTGGAACCCTGGCCGCAGCTAAAGCAGCCAAGTTCG GACCAGGAGGGGTCGGGGCCCTTGGAGGGGTTGGAGATCTTGGTGGAGCCGGCATTCCAGGTGGTGTGGCAG GAGTCGGACCTGCTGCCGCAGCCGCTGCCGCCAAAGCTGCCGCCAAAGCCGCCCAATTTG GCCTGGGGGGAGTCGGTGGGCTCGGAGTCGGAGGACTGGGAGTTGGTGGGCTTGGAGCTGTCCCAGGGGCTGTGGGCCTTGGAG GTGTGTCTCCAGCTGCAGCTGCTAAAGCAGCCAAATTCG GTGCCGCTGGCCTTGGAGGTGTCCTAGGAGCTGGCCAGCCATTCCCAATTGGAG GAGTCGCAGCAAGGCCTGGCTTCGGACTCTCTCCTATTTTCCCAG GTGGAGCTGGGGgcctgggagttggtg GCAAACCTCCCAAGCCCTTCGGAGGGGCCCTGGGAgccctgggattcccag GTGGGGCCTGCCTGGGGAAATCCTGTGGCCGGAAGAGAAAGTGA
- the ELN gene encoding elastin isoform X8 gives MCKQRCSNGGSRQAWERGWCRGNPRRLHGRGVPGVVPGGVPGGVFFPGAGLGGLGVGALGPGVKPAKPGVGGLAGPGLGAGLGAFPAGAFPGALVPGGPAGAAAAYKAAAKAGAAGLGGVGGIGGVGGLGVSTGAVVPQLGAGVGAGVKPGKVPGVGLPGVYPGGVLPGAGARFPGIGVLPGVPTGAGVKPKAPAGGGAFAGIPGVGPFGVQQPGVPLGYPIKAPKLPGGYGLPYTTGKLPYGYGPGGVAGAAGKAGYPTGTGVGPQAAAAAAKAAAKLGAAGAGVLPGVGVGGAGIPGGPGAIPGIGGIAGVGAPDAAAAAAAAAKAAKFGAAGGFPGVGVPGVGVPGVGVPGVGVPGVGVPGVGVPGVGVPGVGVPGVGVPGVGVPGAVSPAAAAKAAAKAAKFGARGGVGVGGIPTFGVGPGGFPGIGDAAAAQAAAAAKAAKIGVGIPAAAAAKAAAKAAQFGLGPGVGVAPGVGVVPGVGVAPGIGLGPGGVIGAGVPAAAKSAAKAAAKAQLRAAAGLPAGVPGLGVGVGVPGLGVGVGVPGLGVGAGVPGLGAGAVPGTLAAAKAAKFGPGGVGALGGVGDLGGAGIPGGVAGVGPAAAAAAAKAAAKAAQFGLGGVGGLGVGGLGVGGLGAVPGAVGLGGVSPAAAAKAAKFGAAGLGGVLGAGQPFPIGGVAARPGFGLSPIFPGGAGGLGVGGKPPKPFGGALGALGFPGGACLGKSCGRKRK, from the exons GGGCTGGTCTTGGAGGCCTGGGAGTAGGAG CACTGGGCCCTGGAGTCAAACCAGCTAAGCCAG GTGTCGGAGGGCTTGCCGGCCCTGGCCTTGGGGCAG GGCTCGGGGCTTTTCCCGCAGGTGCCTTCCCAGGGGCTCTGGTGCCCGGTGGCCCGGCTGGCGCTGCTGCAGCCTATAAAGCCGCTGCCAAGGCCG GTGCTGCTGGTCTCGGCGGGGTCGGCGGCATTGGTGGTGTTGGCGGCTTAGGAGTGTCTACAG GTGCGGTGGTGCCTCAACTTGGAGCCGGAGTTGGGGCTGGAGTGAAGCCTGGGAAAGTGCCAG GTGTGGGGCTCCCAGGTGTGTACCCGGGCGGAGTGCTTCCAGGTGCAG GAGCTCGGTTCCCGGGTATAGGGGTACTCCCCGGGGTTCCCACTGGAGCAGGAGTCAAGCCCAAGGCCCCAG CTGGGGGCGGAGCTTTTGCTGGCATCCCAG GAGTTGGACCCTTCGGAGTGCAGCAGCCTGGAGTCCCGCTGGGATACCCCATCAAGGCACCCAAGTTGCCAG GTGGCTATGGACTGCCCTACACCACTGGGAAACTGCCCTATG GCTATGGGCCTGGAGGAGTGGCTGGTGCCGCGGGCAAGGCTGGGTATCCAACAGGGACAG GGGTTGGCCCCcaggctgcagcagcagcagctaaagcAGCAGCGAAGCTTG GTGCTGCAGGAGCCGGAGTTCTCCCTGGCGTTGGTGTCGGTGGTGCTGGCATTCCTGGTGGGCCTGGTGCAATTCCTGGCATCGGAGGCATTGCAG GGGTCGGGGctccagatgctgctgctgctgccgccgccgccgctaaAGCAGCCAAATTCG GTGCTGCTGGAGGCTTCCCAGGAGTTGGAGTACCTGGTGTCGGGGTCCCTGGTGTTGGGGTTCCAGGTGTCGGGGTCCCTGGTGTTGGGGTTCCAGGTGTCGGAGTCCCAGGTGTTGGAGTCCCTGGTGTTGGGGTCCCTGGTGTTGGGGTCCCTGGTGTCGGAGTTCCAG GGGCCGTGTCACCAGCCGCAGCTGCTAAAGCAGCAGCCAAAGCAGCCAAATTCG GGGCCAGAGGCGGAGTGGGAGTTGGAGGCATTCCCACATTCGGGGTTGGCCCTGGGGGCTTTCCTGGCATTGGAGACGCAG CAGCAGCTCAGGCAGCTGCCGCCGCCAAGGCAGCCAAAATCG GGGTCGGGATTCCAGCAGCTGCAGCCGCCAAAGCCGCCGCCAAAGCCGCCCAGTTTG GATTAGGCCCTGGAGTCGGCGTGGCTCCCGGCGTCGGCGTGGTTCCCGGTGTCGGCGTGGCTCCCGGCATTGGCCTGGGCCCCGGTGGTGTCATAG GAGCAGGGGTCCCAGCTGCAGCCAAGTCCGCTGCTAAGGCTGCTGCCAAAGCCCAGCTCC GGGCTGCTGCTGGCCTTCCCGCTGGCGTTCCTGGCCTTGGAGTGGGTGTTGGAGTTCCTGGCCTTGGAGTGGGTGTTGGTGTTCCTGGCCTTGGAGTTGGGGCCGGAGTTCCTGGACTTGGGGCAGGGGCAG TACCTGGAACCCTGGCCGCAGCTAAAGCAGCCAAGTTCG GACCAGGAGGGGTCGGGGCCCTTGGAGGGGTTGGAGATCTTGGTGGAGCCGGCATTCCAGGTGGTGTGGCAG GAGTCGGACCTGCTGCCGCAGCCGCTGCCGCCAAAGCTGCCGCCAAAGCCGCCCAATTTG GCCTGGGGGGAGTCGGTGGGCTCGGAGTCGGAGGACTGGGAGTTGGTGGGCTTGGAGCTGTCCCAGGGGCTGTGGGCCTTGGAG GTGTGTCTCCAGCTGCAGCTGCTAAAGCAGCCAAATTCG GTGCCGCTGGCCTTGGAGGTGTCCTAGGAGCTGGCCAGCCATTCCCAATTGGAG GAGTCGCAGCAAGGCCTGGCTTCGGACTCTCTCCTATTTTCCCAG GTGGAGCTGGGGgcctgggagttggtg GCAAACCTCCCAAGCCCTTCGGAGGGGCCCTGGGAgccctgggattcccag GTGGGGCCTGCCTGGGGAAATCCTGTGGCCGGAAGAGAAAGTGA
- the ELN gene encoding elastin isoform X3: protein MAGLTAAARRPGVLLLLLCILQPSQPGGVPGVVPGGVPGGVFFPGAGLGGLGVGALGPGVKPAKPGVGGLAGPGLGAGLGAFPAGAFPGALVPGGPAGAAAAYKAAAKAGAAGLGGVGGIGGVGGLGVSTGAVVPQLGAGVGAGVKPGKVPGVGLPGVYPGGVLPGAGARFPGIGVLPGVPTGAGVKPKAPAGGGAFAGIPGVGPFGVQQPGVPLGYPIKAPKLPGGYGLPYTTGKLPYGYGPGGVAGAAGKAGYPTGTGVGPQAAAAAAKAAAKLGAAGAGVLPGVGVGGAGIPGGPGAIPGIGGIAGVGAPDAAAAAAAAAKAAKFGAAGGFPGVGVPGVGVPGVGVPGVGVPGVGVPGVGVPGVGVPGVGVPGVGVPGVGVPGAVSPAAAAKAAAKAAKFGARGGVGVGGIPTFGVGPGGFPGIGDAAAAQAAAAAKAAKIGAGGVGALGGLVPGAPGAIPGVPGVGGVPGVGIPAAAAAKAAAKAAQFGLGPGVGVAPGVGVVPGVGVAPGIGLGPGGVIGAGVPAAAKSAAKAAAKAQLRAAAGLPAGVPGLGVGVGVPGLGVGVGVPGLGVGAGVPGLGAGAVPGTLAAAKAAKFGPGGVGALGGVGDLGGAGIPGGVAGVGPAAAAAAAKAAAKAAQFGLGGVGGLGVGGLGVGGLGAVPGAVGLGGVSPAAAAKAAKFGAAGLGGVLGAGQPFPIGGVAARPGFGLSPIFPGGAGGLGVGGKPPKPFGGALGALGFPGGACLGKSCGRKRK, encoded by the exons GGGCTGGTCTTGGAGGCCTGGGAGTAGGAG CACTGGGCCCTGGAGTCAAACCAGCTAAGCCAG GTGTCGGAGGGCTTGCCGGCCCTGGCCTTGGGGCAG GGCTCGGGGCTTTTCCCGCAGGTGCCTTCCCAGGGGCTCTGGTGCCCGGTGGCCCGGCTGGCGCTGCTGCAGCCTATAAAGCCGCTGCCAAGGCCG GTGCTGCTGGTCTCGGCGGGGTCGGCGGCATTGGTGGTGTTGGCGGCTTAGGAGTGTCTACAG GTGCGGTGGTGCCTCAACTTGGAGCCGGAGTTGGGGCTGGAGTGAAGCCTGGGAAAGTGCCAG GTGTGGGGCTCCCAGGTGTGTACCCGGGCGGAGTGCTTCCAGGTGCAG GAGCTCGGTTCCCGGGTATAGGGGTACTCCCCGGGGTTCCCACTGGAGCAGGAGTCAAGCCCAAGGCCCCAG CTGGGGGCGGAGCTTTTGCTGGCATCCCAG GAGTTGGACCCTTCGGAGTGCAGCAGCCTGGAGTCCCGCTGGGATACCCCATCAAGGCACCCAAGTTGCCAG GTGGCTATGGACTGCCCTACACCACTGGGAAACTGCCCTATG GCTATGGGCCTGGAGGAGTGGCTGGTGCCGCGGGCAAGGCTGGGTATCCAACAGGGACAG GGGTTGGCCCCcaggctgcagcagcagcagctaaagcAGCAGCGAAGCTTG GTGCTGCAGGAGCCGGAGTTCTCCCTGGCGTTGGTGTCGGTGGTGCTGGCATTCCTGGTGGGCCTGGTGCAATTCCTGGCATCGGAGGCATTGCAG GGGTCGGGGctccagatgctgctgctgctgccgccgccgccgctaaAGCAGCCAAATTCG GTGCTGCTGGAGGCTTCCCAGGAGTTGGAGTACCTGGTGTCGGGGTCCCTGGTGTTGGGGTTCCAGGTGTCGGGGTCCCTGGTGTTGGGGTTCCAGGTGTCGGAGTCCCAGGTGTTGGAGTCCCTGGTGTTGGGGTCCCTGGTGTTGGGGTCCCTGGTGTCGGAGTTCCAG GGGCCGTGTCACCAGCCGCAGCTGCTAAAGCAGCAGCCAAAGCAGCCAAATTCG GGGCCAGAGGCGGAGTGGGAGTTGGAGGCATTCCCACATTCGGGGTTGGCCCTGGGGGCTTTCCTGGCATTGGAGACGCAG CAGCAGCTCAGGCAGCTGCCGCCGCCAAGGCAGCCAAAATCG GTGCTGGGGGAGTAGGAGCCCTGGGAGGGCTGGTGCCAGGTGCCCCAGGAGCAATACCAGGCGTGCCAGGTGTTGGAGGGGTGCCAG GGGTCGGGATTCCAGCAGCTGCAGCCGCCAAAGCCGCCGCCAAAGCCGCCCAGTTTG GATTAGGCCCTGGAGTCGGCGTGGCTCCCGGCGTCGGCGTGGTTCCCGGTGTCGGCGTGGCTCCCGGCATTGGCCTGGGCCCCGGTGGTGTCATAG GAGCAGGGGTCCCAGCTGCAGCCAAGTCCGCTGCTAAGGCTGCTGCCAAAGCCCAGCTCC GGGCTGCTGCTGGCCTTCCCGCTGGCGTTCCTGGCCTTGGAGTGGGTGTTGGAGTTCCTGGCCTTGGAGTGGGTGTTGGTGTTCCTGGCCTTGGAGTTGGGGCCGGAGTTCCTGGACTTGGGGCAGGGGCAG TACCTGGAACCCTGGCCGCAGCTAAAGCAGCCAAGTTCG GACCAGGAGGGGTCGGGGCCCTTGGAGGGGTTGGAGATCTTGGTGGAGCCGGCATTCCAGGTGGTGTGGCAG GAGTCGGACCTGCTGCCGCAGCCGCTGCCGCCAAAGCTGCCGCCAAAGCCGCCCAATTTG GCCTGGGGGGAGTCGGTGGGCTCGGAGTCGGAGGACTGGGAGTTGGTGGGCTTGGAGCTGTCCCAGGGGCTGTGGGCCTTGGAG GTGTGTCTCCAGCTGCAGCTGCTAAAGCAGCCAAATTCG GTGCCGCTGGCCTTGGAGGTGTCCTAGGAGCTGGCCAGCCATTCCCAATTGGAG GAGTCGCAGCAAGGCCTGGCTTCGGACTCTCTCCTATTTTCCCAG GTGGAGCTGGGGgcctgggagttggtg GCAAACCTCCCAAGCCCTTCGGAGGGGCCCTGGGAgccctgggattcccag GTGGGGCCTGCCTGGGGAAATCCTGTGGCCGGAAGAGAAAGTGA